The following proteins are co-located in the Haloarcula marismortui ATCC 43049 genome:
- the glyS gene encoding glycine--tRNA ligase: protein MSEGERLTELAKRRGFYFPSSSAYGGAAGFWTYGPQGAALKSNIEDAWRDRYVVKEGHQEISAPDVMPEPVFEASGHLDGFDDMIVECGECGATHRADHLVEDNTDIEEAESLPNEEVMDLIAEHGIECPSCHTSLADQPVDNFNLMFETNIGPGSSSPGYLRPETAQGIFVEFPQLSEYARNQLPFGVAQIGKAYRNEISPRKSLVRVREFTQAELEHFIDPEEDEPPLAEVEDVVLPLYAAAEQQTDDGGQRELTVREAVDEDIVESEWVAYYLGVSKEWYERIGVDMDRFRYRQHLAGERAHYASDCWDAESEVDGDWIEITGFAYRGDYDLSKHAKHSGEDYTVFKQYDEPITVDRATVDPDMSYLGPEFGGSAGAVADALEALAERNPDAFDDDEVTVEVDGKSHTVPVDKTNFSVDEVTENGEHIRPHVVEPSFGVGRIIYTVLAHSYETDEVDGEERTYLDLPPEQAPTTVGVFPLMDKDGMADLATDIADDLRAAGLSVTYDDSGAIGRRYRRQDEVGTPYCVTVDYESLEDDSEAQRASDSASSAEPRSANRSSGQSPREDGDEPRAGTVTVRERDTTEQKRLPIDGLAETLEQLSTGDRTFDDL, encoded by the coding sequence ATGAGCGAAGGCGAACGCCTCACCGAGCTGGCCAAGCGTCGCGGCTTCTACTTCCCCTCTTCGAGTGCCTACGGCGGCGCAGCGGGCTTCTGGACCTACGGGCCACAGGGCGCTGCGCTGAAGTCGAACATCGAAGACGCCTGGCGCGACCGCTACGTCGTTAAGGAAGGTCATCAGGAAATCTCCGCCCCCGACGTGATGCCCGAGCCTGTCTTCGAAGCGTCGGGCCATCTCGATGGGTTCGACGATATGATCGTCGAGTGTGGCGAGTGCGGCGCGACCCACCGCGCGGACCACCTCGTTGAGGATAATACGGACATCGAAGAGGCCGAATCGCTCCCCAACGAGGAAGTGATGGACCTCATCGCCGAGCACGGGATCGAATGTCCCTCCTGTCACACGTCCCTGGCCGACCAGCCGGTTGACAACTTCAACCTGATGTTCGAGACCAACATCGGGCCGGGGTCGTCGTCCCCTGGATATCTCCGCCCAGAGACCGCACAGGGCATCTTCGTGGAGTTCCCGCAACTCTCGGAGTACGCCCGGAATCAGCTTCCCTTCGGCGTCGCACAGATCGGGAAGGCCTACCGCAACGAGATTTCCCCGCGAAAATCGCTCGTCCGCGTCCGGGAGTTCACACAGGCCGAACTGGAGCACTTCATCGACCCCGAGGAAGACGAACCGCCGCTGGCCGAGGTCGAGGACGTGGTGCTCCCACTGTACGCCGCCGCCGAACAACAGACCGATGACGGCGGCCAGCGCGAACTCACGGTCCGCGAGGCCGTCGACGAGGATATCGTCGAGAGCGAGTGGGTCGCCTACTACCTCGGCGTCTCCAAAGAGTGGTACGAGCGCATCGGCGTCGACATGGACCGCTTCCGGTACCGCCAGCACCTCGCGGGCGAACGCGCCCACTACGCCTCAGACTGCTGGGACGCCGAAAGCGAGGTTGATGGCGACTGGATCGAGATCACCGGGTTCGCCTATCGGGGCGACTACGACCTCTCGAAACACGCCAAACATTCCGGCGAGGACTACACGGTATTCAAGCAGTACGACGAGCCGATTACCGTCGACCGCGCCACCGTCGACCCCGACATGAGCTACCTCGGGCCGGAGTTCGGCGGGTCGGCCGGCGCGGTCGCCGACGCGCTCGAAGCACTGGCCGAGCGGAATCCGGACGCTTTCGACGACGACGAGGTTACCGTCGAGGTTGACGGCAAGTCCCACACTGTCCCCGTTGACAAGACGAACTTCAGCGTCGACGAGGTCACCGAGAACGGCGAGCACATCCGCCCACACGTTGTCGAACCCTCTTTCGGCGTGGGCCGGATTATTTACACCGTCCTCGCACATTCCTACGAGACCGACGAGGTCGACGGCGAGGAGCGCACCTACCTCGACCTCCCGCCGGAGCAGGCCCCGACGACGGTCGGCGTCTTCCCGCTGATGGACAAAGACGGGATGGCCGACCTCGCGACCGACATCGCCGACGACCTCCGGGCCGCCGGCCTCTCGGTCACCTACGACGACTCCGGGGCCATCGGCCGGCGCTACCGCCGGCAGGACGAGGTCGGGACGCCCTACTGCGTGACGGTGGACTACGAGAGCCTGGAGGACGATAGCGAGGCGCAACGCGCCTCGGACAGCGCGAGCAGCGCGGAACCTCGTTCCGCGAACCGTTCGAGCGGGCAGAGCCCGCGAGAAGACGGCGATGAGCCGCGAGCGGGAACAGTCACAGTACGCGAGCGCGACACGACCGAGCAGAAACGGCTCCCCATCGACGGGCTGGCGGAGACGCTCGAACAGCTCAGCACCGGCGACCGCACCTTCGACGACCTGTAG
- a CDS encoding Sjogren's syndrome/scleroderma autoantigen 1 family protein, with product MSDFDKEAEREKLREKFEQEEDNRAATEQMSELLLKGATMTNAHCSECGDPIFRHDGQEFCPTCQKPVARDTQASGADPSDADEQEGQTDDGDQIEVADPSDEARVQFGDGDEAAASAPDTTDDSTAPPEAGGAQSTRQSDHSEPASQTARTGVSSEPSGQTSNDQPRGTPSQNPPVSARQPTPSEGGTGDVAANLDAASALLAETVHRFAERAAATENPREAREHLQAAREAAEALDAARF from the coding sequence ATGAGCGACTTCGACAAGGAAGCCGAACGCGAGAAACTCCGCGAGAAGTTCGAGCAAGAGGAGGACAACCGGGCGGCGACCGAGCAAATGAGCGAACTCCTGTTGAAGGGCGCGACGATGACGAACGCCCACTGCAGCGAGTGTGGCGACCCCATCTTCCGGCATGACGGTCAGGAGTTCTGCCCCACCTGCCAGAAGCCGGTCGCTCGCGATACACAGGCCAGCGGGGCGGACCCGTCGGATGCTGACGAACAGGAGGGCCAGACCGACGACGGTGACCAGATCGAGGTTGCCGACCCCAGCGACGAGGCCCGCGTCCAGTTCGGCGATGGTGACGAGGCGGCTGCGAGTGCGCCGGACACGACGGACGACTCGACCGCTCCACCTGAAGCGGGGGGTGCTCAGTCGACTCGGCAGTCCGACCACTCGGAGCCAGCGTCACAGACTGCTCGAACAGGTGTTTCGTCGGAGCCTAGCGGCCAGACTTCGAACGACCAGCCGCGTGGGACACCGTCACAGAACCCCCCCGTTTCCGCTCGACAGCCAACGCCATCCGAAGGCGGGACCGGTGACGTTGCGGCAAATCTGGATGCGGCGTCTGCGTTACTGGCTGAAACAGTTCACCGCTTCGCCGAGCGCGCCGCGGCGACCGAGAACCCACGCGAGGCCCGCGAGCATCTGCAGGCGGCCCGAGAAGCGGCGGAAGCGCTGGATGCAGCGCGGTTCTAG
- a CDS encoding CBS domain-containing protein, with protein MNVADAMTPRSEVVTVTIPGTRDDALEYLQEQAFSSVPVIKETDDGEEFRGIISRDALIESPDEDQLALLVEEVPAISGDTSIEAAAQVMVEDGERRLPIVDGELKGIITVTDVIRSIANGNVDGDKVVDELANRDINCVYEGTPLTVAERELSHANVPYGVVLGDDGDMSGMLTEVDIIAVARVVEGEDDTGDSIANQDDDWAWEGIKAVGGRYMPTRNVELPAEPVHEFMTADVVTVNKRRTAEEAAQLMIEHDIEQIPLLSGDELTGIVRDIDLLRGL; from the coding sequence ATGAACGTCGCAGACGCTATGACGCCACGCTCGGAGGTCGTCACGGTCACCATCCCTGGGACCCGTGATGACGCACTGGAGTACCTCCAGGAGCAGGCTTTCTCGTCGGTCCCGGTTATCAAGGAGACCGACGACGGCGAGGAGTTCAGAGGGATTATTTCACGCGATGCACTCATCGAGAGCCCCGACGAGGACCAGCTGGCCCTGCTTGTCGAGGAAGTCCCGGCGATCAGTGGGGACACATCTATCGAGGCTGCCGCACAGGTGATGGTCGAGGACGGCGAGCGCCGCCTCCCCATCGTCGACGGCGAGCTCAAAGGTATCATCACAGTGACCGACGTGATTCGGTCCATCGCCAACGGCAACGTCGACGGCGACAAGGTCGTCGACGAACTCGCCAACCGCGACATCAACTGCGTGTACGAGGGGACGCCACTGACCGTCGCCGAACGGGAGCTCTCCCACGCGAACGTCCCATACGGCGTCGTGCTCGGCGACGATGGCGACATGTCGGGGATGCTCACCGAGGTCGACATCATCGCGGTCGCCCGCGTCGTCGAGGGTGAGGACGACACCGGCGACTCCATCGCCAATCAGGACGACGACTGGGCCTGGGAAGGCATCAAAGCCGTTGGCGGACGGTACATGCCCACTCGTAACGTCGAACTCCCGGCTGAACCCGTCCACGAATTCATGACCGCCGATGTCGTGACGGTGAACAAGCGCCGCACCGCTGAGGAGGCGGCACAGCTGATGATCGAACACGATATCGAGCAGATCCCGCTGCTGTCTGGTGACGAACTCACCGGCATCGTACGGGATATCGACCTGCTGCGAGGCCTATGA
- a CDS encoding OapC/ArvC family zinc-ribbon domain-containing protein, giving the protein MPHQCTDCGRGFDDGSKEMLSGCPNCGGNKFQYQPEGADISETPDAEPPEPPGPDSTVARTVGKTAASVRDFVSGSTTDGDRPAEQSHLDADRSADAQPSDPSHTSGSPSTEPDRASAAEDSAQASARGDIVEPDELPSDAPSASESEHQFRPVGADPDPPAEPDREDRPDLEELRAELNDQFESIKVLEPGQYELNLMELYDREEYIIALQEDGHYSIQVPETIRSE; this is encoded by the coding sequence ATGCCCCACCAGTGTACGGACTGTGGCCGTGGCTTCGACGACGGGTCGAAGGAGATGCTCTCGGGCTGTCCCAACTGCGGCGGGAACAAGTTCCAGTATCAGCCCGAGGGGGCCGACATCTCCGAGACGCCGGATGCGGAGCCACCGGAACCACCGGGACCTGACAGCACTGTCGCCCGTACCGTCGGCAAGACCGCCGCCTCGGTGCGCGACTTCGTCAGTGGCTCCACTACGGACGGGGACCGTCCCGCCGAGCAGTCCCATCTCGACGCCGACCGGTCGGCTGATGCACAGCCGAGTGACCCATCCCACACGTCCGGCTCGCCGTCGACCGAACCCGACCGTGCGTCTGCGGCTGAGGATTCAGCCCAGGCCAGTGCCCGCGGTGATATTGTCGAGCCAGACGAACTCCCATCCGACGCGCCGTCTGCGTCTGAATCTGAACACCAGTTCCGCCCTGTCGGTGCAGACCCCGACCCACCGGCGGAACCAGACCGGGAGGACCGTCCCGATCTGGAGGAACTGCGCGCGGAACTCAACGACCAGTTCGAGTCGATCAAGGTACTGGAACCCGGCCAGTACGAACTGAACCTGATGGAACTGTACGACCGCGAGGAGTACATCATCGCACTGCAGGAAGACGGGCACTACTCCATTCAGGTCCCGGAAACCATCCGCTCCGAGTGA
- the mdh gene encoding malate dehydrogenase, translating to MTKVSVVGAAGTVGAAAGYNIALRDIADEVVFVDIPDKEDDTVGQAADTNHGIAYDSNTRVRQGGYEDTAGSDVVVITAGIPRQPGQTRIDLAGDNAPIMEDIQSSLDEHNDDYISLTTSNPVDLLNRHLYEAGDRSREQVIGFGGRLDSARFRYVLSEEFDAPVQNVEGTILGEHGDAQVPVFSKVRVDGTDPEFSGDEKEQLLGDLQESAMDVIERKGATEWGPARGVAHMVEAILHDTGEVLPASVKLEGEFGHEDTAFGVPVRLGSNGVEEIVEWDLDDYEQDLMADAAEKLSDQYDKIS from the coding sequence ATGACAAAGGTAAGCGTAGTCGGCGCAGCCGGAACGGTCGGCGCAGCCGCAGGGTACAACATCGCGCTCCGTGACATCGCTGACGAGGTCGTCTTCGTGGACATCCCGGACAAGGAAGACGACACGGTCGGGCAGGCCGCTGACACGAACCACGGCATCGCCTACGATTCGAACACGCGCGTCCGCCAGGGCGGCTACGAGGATACTGCCGGCTCAGACGTGGTAGTCATCACGGCCGGGATTCCTCGCCAGCCCGGCCAGACACGTATCGACCTCGCGGGCGACAACGCGCCCATCATGGAGGACATCCAGTCCTCACTGGACGAACACAACGACGACTACATCTCGCTGACCACCTCGAACCCCGTCGACCTGCTCAACCGCCACCTCTACGAGGCCGGCGACCGCTCGCGCGAGCAGGTCATCGGCTTCGGCGGCCGACTGGACTCCGCGCGGTTCCGTTACGTCCTGAGCGAGGAGTTCGACGCCCCGGTTCAGAACGTCGAAGGAACGATCCTCGGGGAACACGGCGACGCACAGGTTCCCGTGTTCTCGAAGGTCCGCGTTGACGGCACCGACCCCGAATTCAGCGGGGACGAGAAAGAGCAGCTGCTCGGCGACCTGCAGGAATCGGCGATGGACGTCATCGAGCGCAAGGGCGCGACCGAGTGGGGGCCAGCCCGCGGTGTCGCACATATGGTCGAAGCCATCCTCCACGACACCGGTGAAGTACTGCCGGCTTCGGTCAAGCTAGAGGGTGAGTTCGGGCACGAGGACACTGCCTTCGGTGTCCCGGTCCGTCTCGGGAGCAACGGCGTCGAAGAGATCGTCGAGTGGGATCTTGACGACTACGAGCAGGACCTGATGGCCGACGCTGCCGAGAAGCTCTCGGACCAGTACGACAAAATCTCGTAA
- a CDS encoding dolichol kinase → MADEVSRRLVHVTGAAVPLAHLLRPDLITWRVVQGFLTVALVVVCVLEAVRLTTGLDWVVYDRLTREYEQDNPAGYALYIVGIAIVAFAVELPGMTETIAVPAMLMLAVGDPISGLLGSSDASNIKQAWVLLVMFGVCTLLAAPFVPPAAAILGGVAATFADGVKPRIAGYVIDDNFSIPVLGALAMWVGVQYLPGIGL, encoded by the coding sequence ATGGCCGACGAGGTCTCCCGGCGGCTCGTCCACGTCACCGGCGCGGCGGTCCCGCTTGCGCATCTGCTCCGGCCGGACCTGATTACGTGGCGCGTCGTCCAGGGATTCCTGACTGTGGCGCTGGTCGTCGTGTGTGTGCTCGAGGCGGTGCGGCTGACGACCGGACTGGACTGGGTCGTGTACGACCGACTCACCCGCGAGTACGAGCAGGACAACCCCGCCGGCTACGCGCTGTACATCGTCGGGATAGCCATCGTCGCCTTCGCCGTCGAACTCCCGGGTATGACCGAGACGATTGCCGTCCCGGCGATGCTGATGCTTGCCGTCGGCGACCCCATCAGCGGGCTGCTGGGTTCCAGCGATGCCAGCAACATCAAACAGGCCTGGGTCCTGCTGGTGATGTTCGGCGTCTGCACGCTGCTCGCCGCGCCGTTCGTTCCCCCCGCCGCCGCCATCCTTGGTGGCGTCGCGGCGACGTTCGCCGACGGCGTCAAGCCCCGCATCGCCGGCTACGTCATTGACGATAACTTCTCGATTCCGGTGCTTGGCGCACTGGCGATGTGGGTCGGCGTCCAGTACCTGCCCGGAATCGGGCTCTGA
- the serA gene encoding phosphoglycerate dehydrogenase, with amino-acid sequence MKVLVTDPIADAGLTRLREAGHDVETAYEVEGDALLDAVADANALIVRSGTEVTEEVFAAAPDLIIVGRAGIGVDNIDIDAATDHGVIVANAPEGNVRAAAEHSVAMAFATARSIPQAHDRLKSGEWAKGEFLGTEVNNKTLGVVGFGRVGQQVAKRLGGLGMDIVTFDPYISQERADQFGAELVDDLEDCLAKSDFITIHTPLTPETENMIGEDELALLDGGYVVNCARGGIIDEPALAEAVEDGVLKGAALDVFGEEPLPDDSPLLDVDDIIVTPHLGASTEAAQENVATSTADQIIAAANGQPVANALNAPSLDEATFKQVGPYLDLADTAGRIAVQLFGGHMSEVQVTYAGDIAEEDVEYVTASALKGVFASSDLQVNAVNAPQIAKDRGIDVTESKTRTSEDYQSLITVTVSDGEESVSVCGTQFGGEEPRIVRIDDHRIEAVPHGHMLVVRNRDEPGTIGFIGTVLGEADINIAGMFNGRETIGGEALSVYNLDEQPPQDIIERLNDDSRIIETTYVELGDE; translated from the coding sequence ATGAAGGTACTCGTTACGGACCCTATCGCTGACGCCGGTCTCACGCGACTCCGTGAGGCGGGCCACGATGTCGAAACAGCCTACGAGGTTGAGGGCGACGCACTCCTCGATGCGGTGGCCGACGCGAACGCGCTCATCGTCCGCTCGGGCACCGAAGTCACTGAAGAAGTGTTTGCGGCCGCGCCCGACCTCATCATCGTCGGCCGAGCCGGCATCGGCGTGGACAACATCGACATCGACGCCGCCACCGACCACGGCGTCATCGTTGCTAACGCCCCCGAAGGCAACGTCCGCGCCGCCGCGGAACACTCCGTTGCGATGGCGTTTGCCACCGCTCGGTCCATCCCACAGGCCCACGACCGCCTGAAAAGCGGCGAGTGGGCCAAAGGCGAGTTCCTCGGCACAGAAGTCAACAACAAGACGCTTGGCGTCGTCGGCTTCGGCCGCGTCGGTCAGCAGGTCGCCAAACGGCTGGGTGGCCTCGGCATGGACATCGTCACGTTCGACCCGTACATCAGTCAGGAGCGCGCCGACCAGTTCGGCGCGGAACTGGTCGATGATCTTGAGGACTGCCTCGCCAAGTCCGACTTCATTACGATCCACACGCCACTGACCCCCGAGACCGAGAACATGATCGGCGAGGACGAACTCGCCCTGCTCGACGGCGGCTACGTCGTCAACTGTGCCCGCGGCGGCATCATCGACGAGCCGGCCCTTGCCGAAGCCGTTGAGGACGGCGTTCTGAAAGGCGCTGCACTGGACGTGTTCGGCGAGGAACCGCTGCCAGACGACAGCCCCCTCCTCGATGTCGATGACATCATTGTCACGCCCCATCTGGGCGCGTCGACGGAGGCCGCACAGGAGAACGTCGCCACCTCCACGGCCGACCAGATTATCGCTGCGGCCAACGGCCAGCCCGTTGCCAACGCCCTGAACGCGCCGTCGCTGGACGAGGCGACGTTCAAACAGGTCGGGCCGTACCTCGACCTCGCCGACACTGCCGGTCGCATCGCGGTCCAGCTGTTCGGCGGCCACATGTCCGAAGTGCAGGTCACCTACGCTGGTGACATCGCTGAGGAAGACGTAGAGTACGTCACCGCCAGCGCGCTGAAGGGTGTGTTCGCGTCCTCGGACCTGCAAGTCAACGCCGTCAACGCCCCGCAGATAGCCAAGGACCGTGGCATCGACGTGACTGAGTCCAAAACCCGAACCTCCGAAGACTACCAGAGCCTCATCACCGTCACCGTCTCCGACGGCGAGGAATCCGTCTCCGTCTGTGGGACCCAGTTCGGCGGCGAGGAGCCCCGCATCGTCCGTATCGACGACCACCGTATCGAGGCCGTCCCCCACGGGCACATGCTGGTCGTCCGCAACCGCGACGAGCCCGGCACTATCGGATTCATCGGGACCGTGCTGGGCGAGGCTGACATCAACATCGCCGGGATGTTCAACGGCCGCGAGACCATCGGCGGGGAGGCCCTGTCCGTCTACAACCTCGATGAACAACCGCCACAGGACATCATCGAGCGACTCAACGACGATAGCCGCATCATCGAAACGACCTACGTCGAACTCGGCGACGAGTAA
- a CDS encoding DUF2073 domain-containing protein: MAEVKDPDDGVQIDLISGERMAGLASMEKIRMILDGVRDGNIVILEEGLSPDEESRLIEVTMTEISPDEFNGIEIETYPKSEAADASILDRLMGKQSTQKLTVIGPANQIETLHKDETLISALVSRK, translated from the coding sequence ATGGCAGAAGTCAAAGACCCAGACGACGGCGTCCAGATCGACCTCATCAGCGGCGAACGTATGGCCGGGCTGGCCTCGATGGAGAAGATCCGAATGATTCTCGACGGGGTTCGTGACGGCAACATCGTCATCCTCGAAGAGGGACTCTCACCCGACGAGGAGTCCCGCCTGATCGAAGTGACGATGACGGAGATCAGCCCCGACGAGTTCAACGGCATCGAAATCGAGACCTACCCTAAGTCTGAGGCCGCCGACGCCAGCATCCTCGACCGGCTGATGGGCAAACAGTCGACCCAGAAGCTGACAGTCATCGGGCCGGCGAACCAGATAGAGACGCTCCACAAGGACGAAACGCTCATCAGCGCCCTCGTCTCCCGGAAATAA
- a CDS encoding DEAD/DEAH box helicase, with protein sequence MATTDAGGEHVERPLVTPEFLENRRYQTELAETASGDHTLVCLPTGLGKTTVSLLVTAERLNAVGGKSLMLAPTKPLVQQHAEFYREALELDDEDVVVFTGEVRPDDRAALWDDARIVIATPQVVENDLVGNRISLADVTHCTFDECHRATGDYAYNYIADRYHADAENPLVTGMSASPGDDEEAILEVCENLGLSDVAVMTENDADVAEYTHDTSVDWKRIELPEVVVEIRDAINEVIKDRLSQLKELGVTNKSSADISEREIQQIQGQLRDLMNNDQSEGYQGMSLLAEIRKLRTAVTYVETQSVESLRRYFERLKEAARSSGASKADQRLVSEPKVREAMRKAESYNDLHPKFRQTRMLLAETLGIENGERVIVFTESRDTAETLVDFLSDHFTTQKFVGQSDTDGSEGMTQTQQQETLDRFRNGEFEVLVSTSVAEEGLDVPEVDLVLFYEPVPTAIRAIQRKGRTGRQAEGRVVVLLAEDTRDEAYFWKARNDQKRMKRELNELKSVAGELEARLDQTGLDEYEDTTGTASSGTGDGETTRQSGGSTGNGRGSGANKSAEDDDGSDGQAGLDAFADDRSEAADADAGAAEGDSEAASVDEGDTGTADGGESTGTADDEGTVATAGRDDEDDPVEIVADQRELDSNIARDLSTRDGIETRLETLAVGDYVLSDRVVVERKTVADFMDTLTGGDRSMFEQVGDATRNYGRPVVIIEGEDLFGARNVHHKAIQGALASLAVDFGASVLRTSDEDETADLLEVIAGREQETADREVSVHGEKQSKTLPEQQEYVVAAIAEVGPVTARTLLESFGSVEAVMTADKDDLLEVSGIGDVTADRIREVIASDYEP encoded by the coding sequence ATGGCGACCACCGACGCCGGTGGCGAACACGTCGAACGCCCGCTGGTGACGCCGGAGTTCCTGGAGAACCGCCGCTACCAGACCGAACTGGCGGAGACGGCGAGCGGAGACCACACGCTCGTCTGTCTGCCGACCGGGCTGGGCAAGACGACCGTCTCGCTGCTGGTGACCGCCGAGCGGCTCAACGCCGTCGGCGGGAAGTCACTCATGCTGGCCCCGACGAAGCCGCTGGTCCAGCAACACGCCGAGTTCTACCGCGAAGCGCTCGAACTGGACGACGAGGACGTCGTCGTGTTCACCGGCGAGGTCCGACCCGACGACCGGGCCGCGCTCTGGGACGACGCCCGCATCGTTATCGCGACGCCACAGGTCGTCGAAAACGACCTCGTGGGCAACCGCATCTCCCTTGCCGACGTAACCCACTGCACCTTCGACGAGTGTCACCGGGCAACCGGCGACTACGCTTACAACTACATCGCCGACCGCTACCACGCCGACGCGGAGAACCCGCTGGTAACGGGGATGAGCGCCTCCCCCGGGGACGACGAGGAAGCCATCCTCGAAGTGTGTGAGAACCTCGGCCTGTCCGATGTTGCCGTGATGACCGAAAACGACGCCGACGTGGCCGAGTACACCCACGACACCAGCGTCGACTGGAAACGCATCGAACTCCCCGAGGTCGTTGTGGAAATCCGCGACGCCATCAACGAAGTCATCAAAGACCGCCTGTCGCAGTTGAAAGAACTCGGCGTCACGAACAAGTCCTCGGCGGACATCTCCGAGCGCGAAATTCAGCAGATTCAGGGCCAGTTGCGGGACCTGATGAACAACGACCAGAGCGAGGGGTATCAGGGGATGAGTCTCCTCGCCGAGATCCGGAAGCTCCGGACCGCCGTCACCTACGTCGAGACCCAGAGCGTCGAGTCCCTGCGGCGGTACTTCGAGCGCCTGAAGGAGGCCGCTCGCTCTTCAGGGGCGTCCAAGGCCGACCAGCGCCTCGTCAGCGAGCCAAAGGTCCGCGAAGCGATGCGGAAGGCCGAATCCTACAACGACCTGCACCCGAAGTTCCGCCAGACCCGGATGTTGCTCGCGGAGACGCTCGGTATCGAGAACGGCGAGCGCGTCATCGTGTTCACCGAATCGCGGGACACCGCCGAGACGCTCGTTGACTTCCTCTCGGACCACTTCACGACACAGAAGTTCGTCGGACAGAGCGACACCGACGGCAGCGAGGGGATGACACAGACCCAGCAACAGGAGACGCTGGACCGGTTCCGCAACGGCGAGTTCGAGGTGCTCGTCTCGACATCCGTCGCCGAGGAGGGCCTGGACGTGCCAGAGGTCGACCTCGTACTGTTCTACGAACCGGTGCCGACCGCGATTCGGGCCATCCAGCGGAAGGGTCGGACCGGCCGACAGGCCGAGGGCCGCGTCGTCGTCCTGCTGGCCGAGGACACCCGCGACGAGGCGTACTTCTGGAAGGCCCGGAACGACCAGAAGCGGATGAAACGCGAACTGAACGAACTCAAAAGCGTCGCCGGCGAGCTAGAGGCCCGCCTCGACCAGACTGGTCTCGACGAGTACGAGGACACCACGGGGACCGCTTCGAGTGGAACTGGCGACGGTGAAACCACCAGACAGAGCGGTGGTTCCACTGGAAACGGGAGGGGTAGCGGAGCTAACAAGTCAGCCGAGGATGACGATGGCAGTGACGGTCAGGCTGGCCTGGACGCCTTCGCGGACGACCGGTCGGAAGCGGCCGATGCCGATGCGGGAGCGGCCGAAGGCGACAGCGAAGCGGCGTCGGTCGACGAGGGGGACACTGGGACAGCGGACGGTGGAGAGAGCACCGGGACGGCGGACGATGAAGGAACGGTCGCCACCGCCGGCCGCGACGACGAGGACGATCCCGTCGAAATCGTCGCCGACCAGCGGGAACTCGACTCGAACATCGCCCGGGACCTCTCGACACGGGACGGTATCGAGACCCGACTCGAAACGCTGGCCGTCGGCGACTACGTCCTCTCGGACCGCGTGGTCGTCGAGCGCAAGACCGTCGCTGACTTCATGGATACACTGACGGGCGGCGACCGATCGATGTTCGAGCAGGTCGGAGACGCCACACGCAATTACGGGCGGCCCGTCGTCATCATCGAAGGCGAGGATCTTTTCGGTGCGCGCAACGTCCACCACAAGGCGATTCAGGGCGCCCTCGCGTCGCTTGCGGTCGATTTCGGCGCGAGCGTGTTGCGGACCAGCGACGAGGACGAGACCGCCGACCTGCTGGAAGTCATTGCCGGGCGGGAGCAGGAGACCGCCGACCGCGAGGTGAGCGTCCACGGCGAGAAACAGTCGAAGACGCTGCCCGAACAACAGGAGTACGTCGTGGCCGCAATCGCCGAAGTCGGACCGGTGACCGCGCGCACGCTACTGGAGTCCTTCGGGAGCGTCGAAGCGGTGATGACCGCCGACAAAGACGACCTGCTGGAGGTATCCGGCATCGGCGATGTAACAGCCGACCGGATTCGGGAAGTCATCGCCAGCGACTACGAACCCTAG
- a CDS encoding DUF7556 family protein, protein MESDTVAPVEMVADGDIMASVEEGPTDQFILADVTRDDAYLTTPLADAASLPAWR, encoded by the coding sequence ATGGAGTCGGATACTGTTGCTCCGGTTGAGATGGTCGCGGACGGAGACATCATGGCGTCCGTCGAAGAGGGTCCAACGGACCAGTTTATCCTCGCTGACGTGACCCGAGACGACGCCTATCTCACAACCCCGCTCGCAGACGCTGCCTCGCTCCCGGCCTGGCGATAG